One genomic window of Mycteria americana isolate JAX WOST 10 ecotype Jacksonville Zoo and Gardens chromosome 6, USCA_MyAme_1.0, whole genome shotgun sequence includes the following:
- the SYNM gene encoding synemin isoform X2 → MQGNCLKELQISGGCESIPDIINTSYNYTDIYSTYQERNRNKASPAIRITDTRHRIPVTNTSSSARYSAQSTLGGSQTTASGRAFGRDVLGSIYRPSTTVTKDERIVTDHKELRTLTPAYSSWKSSEMQQKTIPERKKTEVTTSSTVSFSKESAHAERSDKDHKPDTKPGISENIRTKPSFTRFPTYELNTNFKPSKYEETITETWTTLKEKRGGSKPTEEKISLLKEKDKLEKQTKEEKKKTDEKPFTEERSVDFGRKTEQKKYICEEVVNQKLTGSDISNARTLKSESTKKDTNVPLESRSKEVIEIPISLEVPAPDKESVSNKEIRLRGFKTSIGRETDDHVTKPAEIHRVSLSEAESTLKDEERISDRSHKMGTLSTENIAENIVADILKSFTQSSSSQVLTDTKVTYFNKKEQPDDGKIKTEITVQSQVQENIDISDEADVGGLSNQDVRKVVREGVEGTPSKEEIEDIVHHGLKGNEDRKNMSVNVEIVEEPLDYATDERTDFSTPFEVEEVEDTFPERERRYGDEEEQNITFTYEDVKKKKQRHESFTHVEEVTEEDDSPIEQKYFVSVPDDHPIINEKDDDSVYGQIHIEEESTIKYSWQDEFLQGTQSKRDEGVSSPEETYRVVGEEASAHILKEHPEAETSHVESIVIEKEIKIPHEFQTSIKGLLSKETKDPKHQLKEALEQLEGSLPESVKEELSALTKENQADSSSLEFDIKKVDQTEEGGLVTIVAEVNLSQTLNTDEFDVAQLGEIIASEKEKATLHSLKKESSERVVDGRSNIEVDVSSRSDKYTPLANQEIYSSSTMRRSGGAGYHTTEKVIHDGSVLETAHFGEVPHSPQSTDETTSIRHIKVGPAEVQRFEQIVYEGPGSEMLELSATEDLVQREGSSEFSRSVKHFKLGPKEIQTTEEVIYTGPITTTVEEIESGNLSQKFSTDFNRSTRHFTVGSRQVTEEVSFEGPVSDSIELNSSGNLSQTEGSVDVSRSIRHFRLGPKEIHTEQVIFEGPISGKVEVNDTRDFSQTESSVRHIQLGPQEFMTAEKVIYQGPVSEHTEISELEDQTLSEGSIKRVRLGQVGVKTTEQIIYQGSLSETPELINKEGHFSENEGSSNINRSFRHVKISPVETHTEQIIFTRPISETREDLSQTEELSESSSSVKHIKVGSKETSFTFQMDVSNMGGISTVKSGEQQVTMLLSNKQDPSVSQSQIVVESDQTVANENKRRGYVLSSSSQDHGEKVVEKSLFDKTVQLQRMVDQRSVISDEKKVALLYLDHEEEDDDDNDGQWF, encoded by the exons ATGCAGGGAAATTGCCTCAAG GAGCTGCAAATCTCTGGAGGCTGTGAGAGTATAC CAGATATTATAAACACTTCATATAACTACACTGATATTTACTCTACTTAtcaagaaagaaatagaaataaagctTCACCAGCTATCAGGATCACTGATACAAGACATAGAATTCCAGTGACAAATACTAGCAGTTCTGCACGTTATTCAGCTCAGTCAACACTGGGTGGATCACAGACAACAGCTAGTGGAAGAGCTTTTGGAAGAGATGTACTTGGTTCAATATATCGCCCTTCAACAACTGTTACAAAGGATGAAAGGATTGTAACAGACCACAAAGAATTAAGAACACTTACTCCAGCCTACAGTAGTTGGAAAAGCAGTGAAATGCAACAAAAGACaattccagaaagaaagaaaacagaagttacaaCTTCATCCACAGTGTCTTTTTCAAAAGAATCAGCACATGCTGAAAGATCAGACAAGGACCACAAGCCTGACACAAAGCCAGGGATTTCTGAAAAcataagaacaaaaccaagcttCACTAGATTTCCAACTTATGAGCTGAATACCAATTTTAAACCATCTAAATATGAAGAAACCATAACTGAAACTTGGAccacactaaaagaaaaaagaggaggcagcaaaccaactgaagagaaaatttctttgctgaaagaaaaagataagctAGAGAAGCaaacaaaggaggagaaaaagaaaacagatgagaaaccTTTTACAGAAGAAAGAAGCGTTGATTTTGGAAGGAAGACTGAGCAGAAAAAGTATATCTGCGAGGAAGTCGTTAACCAGAAGTTAACAGGGAGTGATATTTCTAATGCAAGAACCTTGAAAAGTGAATCAACCAAAAAAGATACAAATGTGCCCTTGGAATCAAGAAGCAAAGAAGTCATTGAGATACCTATCAGTCTTGAAGTGCCTGCTCCCGACAAAGAATCTGTGAGTAACAAAGAAATAAGGTTACGAGGTTTCAAAACTTCCATAGGAAGAGAAACAGATGACCATGTAACTAAGCCTGCTGAAATTCACAGAGTAAGTCTTTCAGAAGCAGAATCCACTCTGAAAGATGAAGAGCGAATTAGTGACAGAAGTCATAAAATGGGAACTCTGTCAACTGAAAATATAGCAGAGAATATTGTTGCTGACATTCTTAAAAGTTTTACGCAGTCTTCTAGTTCACAAGTATTAACAGACACGAAAGTGACctattttaataagaaagaacAACCAGATGATGGGAAAATAAAGACTGAGATCACGGTGCAATCTCAAGTTCAAGAAAACATAGATATTTCTGATGAAGCTGATGTAGGAGGTCTATCAAACCAGGATGTTAGAAAAGTGGTTCGAGAGGGTGTTGAAGGAACTCCTTCCAAAGAGGAGATAGAAGATATAGTACATCATGGCCTGAAAGGAAACGAGGACAGAAAGAACATGTCTGTTAATGTTGAGATTGTAGAGGAGCCACTAGATTATGCCACTGATGAAAGGACTGATTTTTCAACACCTTTTGAAGTAGAGGAAGTGGAAGATACATTCCCTGAGAGAGAGAGGCGTTACGGTGATGAGGAGGAACAAAACATAACATTCACGTatgaagatgttaaaaagaagaaacaacgcCATGAGAGTTTCACTCATGTGGAAGAAGTAACTGAGGAAGATGACTCGCCtattgaacaaaaatattttgtatctgtTCCTGATGATCATCCTATTATTAATGAAAAAGATGATGACTCAGTATATGGGCAAATTCATATAGAAGAAGAATCAACTATTAAATATTCTTGGCAAGATGAATTTTTGCAAGGCACACAAAGTAAGAGAGATGAAGGTGTAAGCTCTCCAGAAGAAACATATCGAGTGGTAGGGGAGGAAGCAAGTGCCCATATTTTAAAAGAGCATCCCGAAGCTGAAACATCCCATGTTGAATCCATTgttattgaaaaagaaattaaaattcccCATGAATTTCAGACTTCAATAAAAGGGCTTTTATCAAAGGAAACTAAGGACCCTAAACATCAATTGAAGGAAGCTTTGGAGCAGTTGGAGGGCAGTCTCCCAGAAAGTGTGAAAGAGGAGCTGTCtgcattaacaaaagaaaatcaagctGACTCTAGTAGCTTAGAATTCGATATCAAAAAAGTTGATCAAACGGAGGAGGGTGGCTTGGTGACAATTGTTGCTGAAGTCAATCTGTCACAGACCCTCAATACTGATGAATTTGATGTAGCTCAGCTTGGTGAAATAATTGCAAGTGAGAAGGAGAAGGCAACATTGCACTCCCTGAAAAAAGAGAGCTCAGAGAGAGTTGTTGATGGTAGAAGCAATATAGAGGTAGATGTTTCTTCCCGCAGTGATAAATACACTCCTTTGGCTAATCAAGAAATCTACAGCTCATCCACAATGAGGAGGAGTGGTGGCGCAGGATATCATACCACTGAAAAAGTTATTCATGATGGTTCGGTTTTGGAAACTGCACATTTTGGAGAAGTCCCTCACTCGCCACAATCAACTGATGAGACTACATCCATAAGGCATATTAAGGTTGGTCCAGCAGAAGTTCAGAGATTTGAGCAGATTGTATATGAAGGGCCTGGTTCTGAAATGCTGGAGCTCAGTGCTACAGAAGATCTTGTTCAGAGAGAAGGATCATCAGAGTTTAGCCGATCTGTGAAGCATTTTAAACTGGGTCCTAAAGAGATCCAAACCACAGAAGAAGTAATTTATACAGGCCCTATTACTACAACTGTAGAAGAGATTGAGTCCGGAAATCTTTCCCAGAAGTTTTCAACAGACTTCAACAGGTCCACAAGACATTTCACAGTAGGATCAAGGCAAGTAACTGAAGAAGTCTCTTTTGAAGGGCCTGTTTCAGACTCTATAGAGCTCAATAGCTCAGGTAACCTTTCTCAGACAGAAGGGTCTGTGGACGTCAGCAGATCAATAAGGCACTTTAGATTAGGTCCAAAAGAGATTCATACTGAGCAAGTTATCTTTGAAGGACCAATCTCTGGTAAAGTGGAGGTCAATGACACTAGAGACTTCTCACAGACAGAAAGTTCAGTCAGACACATTCAGTTGGGCCCCCAGGAGTTTATGACAGCTGAAAAAGTAATCTACCAGGGGCCCGTCTCTGAGCACACAGAAATCAGTGAACTGGAAGACCAGACTCTTTCAGAAGGCTCAATAAAGCGTGTTAGACTAGGTCAAGTGGGAGTTAAAACCACTGAACAAATCATATATCAGGGTTCCCTTTCTGAAACTCCAGAGCTCATTAACAAAGAAGGACATTTTTCAGAGAATGAAGGAAGCTCAAATATCAATAGATCTTTCAGGCACGTTAAAATAAGTCCTGTAGAAACTCATACTGAGCAAATAATCTTTACAAGACCTATTTCTGAAACACGGGAAGATCTTTCACAAACAGAAGAATTGTCTGAGAGCAGTAGCTCTGTAAAGCATATTAAAGTAGGATCCAAGGAAACATCTTTTACTTTTCAAATGGATGTTTCCAATATGGGTGGAATATCTACAGTAAAAAGTGGAGAACAGCAAGTAACAATGCTCCTATCCAACAAGCAAGACCCTTCTGTTAGTCAGTCACAGATTGTAGTTGAAAGTGACCAGACTGTAGCAAACGAAAATAAAAGAAGAGGCTATGTTCTCTCCAGTTCTTCTCAAGATCATGGTGAAAAGGTAGTGGAAAAGTCACTTTTTGATAAAACCGTACAGTTGCAAAGAATGGTAGACCAAAGGTCAGTTATTTCTGATGAAAAGAAAGTTGCTCTTCTCTATCTGGACCatgaggaggaagatgatgatgataatgatggACAGTGGTTCTGA